From the genome of Pelmatolapia mariae isolate MD_Pm_ZW linkage group LG12, Pm_UMD_F_2, whole genome shotgun sequence, one region includes:
- the slc6a4b gene encoding solute carrier family 6 member 4b, whose protein sequence is MAGSLTHHGSPNPGYSTNNAVPVPVITQTESRDKWSKKMDFLLSVIGFAVDLGNVWRFPYICYQNGGGAFLIPYILMAIFGGVPLFYMELALGQFHRTGAISIWKHICPIFKGIGYAICIIALYVSFYYNTIIAWALFYFYSSFSSILPWTNCDNVWNTPDCTNYFGMDNITWTNASRSPAEEFYTRNVLEIHKSSGLRDVGGVRWQLMLCLFLIFTIVYFSLWKGVKTSGKVVWVTATLPYIVLFILLIRGATLPGAWRGVVFYLKPQWGKLLETSVWVDAAAQIFFSLGPGFGVLLALSSYNSFTNNCYRDAIVTSLVNCLTSFVSGFVIFTVLGYMAEMRQVEVEDVARDKGPSLLFITYPEAIANMMGSTFFAIIFFVMMITLGLDSTFGGLEAIITAVLDEYPDQFYHRRELFVLCLVVVCFLGSLSTLTNGGAYVVKLLEEFGVGCSIIAVGFLEAIAVSWFYGIHRFSNDVQAMLGKAPGLFWKVCWVAISPAFLAYIIVSSLLKAPPLALFDYKYPDWSIIVGYIVGLSSFIWVPIYMVYKLVWTPGSLKQRLAVCLRPERTIPDIHAENLNMATVP, encoded by the exons ATGGCCGGCAGTCTGACCCACCACGGCTCCCCGAACCCCGGCTATAGCACCAACAACGCGGTCCCGGTGCCGGTCATCACGCAGACGGAATCCCGAGACAAATGGAGCAAAAAGATGGATTTTCTCCTGTCTGTGATTGGCTTTGCTGTGGACCTTGGGAATGTTTGGAGGTTTCCGTACATATGTTATCAAAACGGTGGCG GTGCTTTCCTTATTCCCTACATTTTGATGGCCATCTTTGGTGGTGTTCCGCTCTTCTACATGGAGCTGGCACTGGGACAGTTTCACAGAACTGGAGCCATATCAATATGGAAACACATCTGTCCCATTTTCAAAG GTATAGGATACGCCATCTGCATCATCGCTCTGTATGTGTCCTTCTACTACAACACCATCATCGCCTGGGCCCTCTTCTACTTCTATTCCTCGTTCTCCAGCATCTTGCCTTGGACTAACTGCGACAATGTGTGGAACACCCCCGACTGCACCAACTATTTTGGCATGGACAACATCACCTGGACAAATGCCTCCAGGTCTCCGGCAGAGGAATTTTACAC GAGGAATGTTCTTGAGATCCACAAGTCATCTGGGCTGAGAGATGTTGGTGGGGTTCGCTGGCAGCTGATGCTCtgcctttttctcattttcaccaTAGTGTACTTCAGCCTGTGGAAGGGCGTGAAGACTTCAGGGAAG GTAGTGTGGGTGACCGCCACATTGCCCTATATTGTGCTTTTTATCCTGCTCATTCGAGGCGCCACTCTGCCAGGAGCCTGGAGAGGTGTGGTGTTTTATCTCAAACCACAGTGGGGAAAGCTGCTGGAGACCAGT GTGTGGGTGGACGCTGCTGCTCAGATATTCTTTTCTCTGGGCCCAGGGTTCGGAGtcctcttggctctttcaagcTACAACTCTTTCACAAACAACTGCTATCG CGACGCCATCGTGACCAGCTTGGTAAACTGTCTGACCAGCTTTGTGTCGGGCTTCGTCATCTTTACGGTGCTGGGCTACATGGCAGAGATGAGGCAAGTGGAGGTTGAGGATGTAGCCAGAGACAAAG GACCGAGCCTACTCTTCATCACCTACCCAGAGGCCATTGCAAACATGATGGGCTCGACCTTTTTTGCGATCATCTTTTTTGTGATGATGATCACGCTGGGACTGGACAGCACG TTTGGAGGGCTGGAGGCGATCATCACTGCTGTGTTGGATGAATACCCAGATCAGTTCTATCACAGACGGGAACTTTTTGTTCTGTGCTTGGTGGTTGTCTGTTTTTTAGGCTCTCTGAGCACCCTTACCAAT GGTGGTGCCTACGTGGTGAAGCTGCTGGAGGAGTTTGGCGTTGGATGCTCAATTATTGCAGTGGGTTTCCTTGAGGCTATTGCAGTTTCCTGGTtctatg GAATCCATCGATTTAGCAATGATGTTCAGGCTATGCTGGGGAAAGCCCCGGGACTGTTCTGGAAAGTGTGCTGGGTTGCTATCAGTCCTGCGTTTCTGGCG TATATCATTGTGAGCTCCCTGCTGAAAGCACCACCCCTCGCACTGTTTGATTACAAGTACCCGGACTGGAGCATCATAGTCGGGTACATCGTTGGCTTATCATCCTTCATTTGGGTCCCGATCTACATGGTCTACAAGCTGGTGTGGACCCCTGGTTCCCTCAAACAG AGATTGGCCGTGTGTCTGAGGCCCGAGAGGACAATACCAGACATCCACGCTGAGAACCTCAACATGGCCACTGTACCATAG
- the ankrd13a gene encoding ankyrin repeat domain-containing protein 13A, which translates to MSMANISEDIRVKFPLHSAVWENDYRKLEQLLTSTQNDIEAVDPRGRTPLHLAVSLGHLESVRILLRHGAQVTKENANNWTVLQEAVSTGDPEMVQLVLQRRDYLKASTALGGVPELLSKIRVSPDFYMEMKWEFTSWIPLVSRVCPSDVCRIWKSGASLRVDVTLLGFENMTWIRGRRSYIFRGDDSFAELMEVNHDDEVVDIERFNISQEMEDVTLESMQPAEQEVAKRLTTPIVNTYLDTKDIAFERTKSGIWGWRSDKTEVVNGFEAKVFSVNNVNVVIRTRTEHLTDEEKARIKSERNILESLLGTVEQHINAQGDLTLEYATANNPTAITPEEYFDPDFDLVKRDIGRPIELSIRTQKFKGTLWMSEDHPLSLVEQVTPIIDLMARTSSHFARLRDFVTLKFPPGFPVKIEIPLFHVLNAKITFGSVNKCSTEEEVNTSAAATPTSTGDDEAAAPPPFQVCPSVFEVPASYHRRGGSRHMPVSNNDEELLQYAIHQSLLESRQGTGQEGLWDNVDGDFADVMPINQSDRSIPEGVLVDYRDTSSPPSSASASSPDSDLRLAMELSARAQEEEERMRKQEEEELERILQLSLTEK; encoded by the exons atgtCCATGGCTAACATTAGCGAAGACATCAGGGTGAAGTTTCCCCTACATTCCGCAGTGTGGGAGAATGACTACAGGAAGCTGGAGCAGCTATTAACATCAACGCAG AATGACATCGAGGCTGTGGATCCCAGAGGCCGAACACCTCTGCACCTGGCTGTATCACTTGGGCACCTGGAGTCAGTGAGAATCCTGCTGAGACATGGCGCTCAAGTGACTAAAGAAAATGCCAATAATTGGACAG TGCTGCAGGAAGCAGTCAGCACAGGAGATCCAGAGATGGTTCAGTTAGTGCTTCAACGCAGAGACTACCTCAAAGCCTCCACTGCCCTGGGAGGAGTGCCTGAGCTGCTGTCAAAAATCCGAGTG TCTCCAGACTTCTATATGGAGATGAAATGGGAATTCACCAGTTGGA TTCCTCTCGTGTCCCGGGTTTGTCCGAGTGATGTTTGCCGCATCTGGAAAAGCGGCGCCTCGCTGCGAGTGGACGTTACTCTTCTAGGCTTTGAGAACATGACCTGGATCAGAGGGCGTAGAAGCTACATCTTCAGAGGAGATG ATTCATTTGCAGAGCTGATGGAGGTGAACCACGATGATGAAGTCGTGGACATCGAACGCTTCAACATATCCCAAGAAATGGAGGATGTGACGTTAGAGTCAATGCAGCCAGCTGAGCAGGAAGTTGCTAAAAGGTTGACGACTCCTATTGTCAACACCTACTTGGACACAAAGGATATTGCTTTTGAGAG GACTAAGTCTGGCATTTGGGGCTGGAGATCTGATAAAACTGAAGTAGTCAATGGATTTGAAGCGAAG GTTTTCAGTGTGAACAATGTAAATGTAGTAATCAGGACACGGACGGAGCATCTTACAGACGAGGAGAAAGCCAGGataaaaa GTGAAAGAAACATCCTAGAGTCTCTGCTGGGGACTGTGGAGCAGCACATAAATGCGCAAGGA GACCTGACTCTCGAATATGCAACTGCCAACAATCCCACTGCGATCACTCCAGAGGAATACTTTGATCCCGACTTTGACCTTGTGAAACGAGACATCGGCCGTCCTATTGAACTGAGCATTCGAACACAGAA ATTCAAAGGAACATTGTGGATGAGTGAGGACCATCCCCTCTCCCTGGTGGAGCAGGTAACCCCCATTATCGACCTCATGGCTCGCACGAGTTCCCATTTTGCAAGACTACGAGACTTTGTAACCCTGAAATTCCCTCCTGGATTTCCTGTTAAAATAG AGATTCCCCTGTTTCATGTGCTTAATGCCAAGATTACCTTTGGTAGTGTAAATAAATGCAGCACTGAGGAGGAAGtgaacacatcagcagcagcCACACCAACATCCACAGGAGACGATGAAGCAGCAG CACCACCTCCTTTCCAGGTGTGTCCCTCGGTGTTTGAGGTGCCTGCGAGTTATCACCGTCGCGGGGGAAGCCGCCACATGCCTGTGTCCAATAACGATGAGGAGCTCTTACAGTACGCCATCCATCAGAGTCTCCTGGAGTCTCGTCAAGGCACTGGCCAG GAGGGGCTCTGGGATAATGTTGATGGGGACTTCGCTGATGTAATGCCGATTAACCAGAGTGACAG GAGCATCCCAGAGGGGGTGCTGGTGGATTATAGAGACACCTCCAGCCCTCCCAGCTCTGCCTCTGCCTCTAGCCCTGATTCAGACCTGCGTCTAGCAATGGAGCTTTCTGCAAGAGctcaagaggaagaagagagaatGAGGAAacaagaggaagaggagctggAGAGGATATTGCAGCTTTCGCTCACAGAGAAATAA